A window of Ictidomys tridecemlineatus isolate mIctTri1 chromosome 15, mIctTri1.hap1, whole genome shotgun sequence contains these coding sequences:
- the LOC120887943 gene encoding transmembrane protein PMIS2, whose protein sequence is MVPKPKPPPPPAENAKPQSPEELAFYAPNHLCLVVLGILLCLPLGLLAFKERKKSFLVQKLTTMLSPLQIILANRNSEWEQAYKSSRKTGWLSVFSILGGLAIIYILFLYI, encoded by the exons ATGGTCCCCAAACCTaagcccccaccaccaccagccGAAAATGCTAAACCACAGTCGCCGGAAGAACTGGCATTTTATGCTCCGAACCACCTATGTTTGGTCGTTTTGGGTATATTGCTTTGCCTTCCCTTGGGACTTCTAGCtttcaaggagagaaaaaag AGTTTCTTGGTTCAGAAACTGACCACTATGCTGTCGCCCTTACAGATCATACTGGCTAATCGCAACAGCGAATGGGAACAGGCTTACAAAAGCTCACGCAAAACTGGTTGGCTATCTGTGTTCTCCATACTCGGTGGTTTGGCCAtcatttatatactttttctatATATATGA